From the Excalfactoria chinensis isolate bCotChi1 chromosome 1, bCotChi1.hap2, whole genome shotgun sequence genome, one window contains:
- the LOC140253781 gene encoding LOW QUALITY PROTEIN: maestro heat-like repeat-containing protein family member 2B (The sequence of the model RefSeq protein was modified relative to this genomic sequence to represent the inferred CDS: inserted 3 bases in 3 codons), with protein MPLLVCPRMPLAFLHCWLVVTLLSTRTPQVSLSPILLSNRSQSPTYTGGGHPPPTVTQKSQLTTSSGCLSPQTGLFACVGCKPRCTRRRGRGRVASPVPACAVTSLLQRLQDQEGDRAQVYYELKSVLWEDDDGRPPCGVVNRLLAEVSQDLTAAQGVTDSVRTAASNVLVALARMHFCLVMAELQGQLKAAGEMSKEFVLITLSKLFSSYAPQCISYMRLMLAGLCSMVGQVKSGRTLHIVCTVVKQWLEGVKVHLCSGERCXWPATEKEQIYKSLSQLFFTVLRNWQDCKEEKDKQAVLEVVTAMMTVLLQEELPREHVWEQLLQLVHSYQEVQDTCRGNKSLTIFLEALEGVQXVIPKDKFLAITSAVFYQLSDDTKQHSEADRAELTHCILLQSRICPEETVLFLQAQLGGEREAGCVAALSLLGALACSDDPVMTEKLSLVVKAVQCLCRDLRTQVRRAVMHLVRDLLSVNAWSCSAWXVVGHIFSEFSRTTERRAAGTLSVQEAQEEGALQELCMDILGSLDFSVRGVTKLFWPRLLLYVVPAQYTGMLIPISRCVQTLAESGDLTVQEIDPEELDPHFLSSMFQGPLLTPQTLLARLLVVAGSPFAGSELQTAALMLMQHLYSKIHRAVGATWAAEIPLLLRCLEGKDESVPSSEEWEHRLLKFLRASLDTMEDEAWTKGLSCELSQWLSSSPSSSGEKSFLYKALGAVLGACQEVLHVQEKLLQHLEEANMEKPSEVQGMISLLSHAAESNFHTVLDTLTMFTSRLCTGRNGRISRQKKMELNSTRACATRRALILAHGSLAFKASKEQLLAHLEGDIVGNILLLYSCSCRPSALPTVKRMFSSLGPQDLQNKLALLQSITDGRDATGLLALLARGHAAVHQDPQVPFPYSALQQDHGLGRKISLYNSSLERDLFENLHITFTSEMLKAVTFETTKNPKHPTTVLWILAERIDKSSRRIMLDPAGLLIGNVDGCHLMCSFESHN; from the exons ATGCCCCTTCTGGTATGccccaggatgccactggccttcttgcaTTGCTGGCTCGTGGTCACGctgctgtccaccaggaccccccaAGTCTCCCTTTCCCCTATTCTGCTCTCCAACAGGTCACAGTCCCCAACCTATACTG GTGGTGGCCATCCTCCCCCCACTGTCACACAGAAGTCTCAATTGACAACTTCTTCTGGCTGCCTGAGTCCACAGACAG GTCTCTTTGCCTGTGTGGGCTGCAAGCCCAGATGTACACGTCGCAGAGGGAGAGGCAGGGTGGCAAGCCCTGTCCCTGCCTGTGCTGTGACTTCGCTGCTGCAGCGCCTGCAAGACCAGGAG GGTGACCGAGCTCAGGTTTACTACGAGCTCAAGAGCGTCTTGTGGGAAGACGACGACGGCCGCCCACCATGCGGAGTGGTGAACCGGCTGCTGGCAGAGGTGTCCCAGGACCTGACAGCAGCCCAG GGAGTGACAGACAGCGTGAGGACGGCTGCCAGCAACGTCCTGGTGGCTCTGGCCCGGATGCACTTCTGCTTGGTGATGGCCGAGCTCCAGGGACAACTGAAGGCCGCAGGGGAGATGTCCAAGGAGTTTGTGCTCATCACCCTGAGCAAACTTTTCAGTAGCTATG ctccacagTGCATCTCCTACATGCGGCTGATGCTGGCTGGCCTGTGCAGTATGGTGGGCCAGGTGAAGAGCGGCCGGACCCTGCACATCGTTTGTACTG ttgtgaaaCAGTGGTTGGAAGGAGTCAAGGTTCACTTGTGCTCTGGAGAACGAT TCTGGCCTGCCACGGAGAAAGAACAGATCTACAAGAGTCTTTCCCAGCTCTTCTTCACTGTGCTGAGAAACTGGCAGGATTGCAAGGAGGAAAAG GACAAACAGGCCGTCCTTGAGGTTGTGACTGCCATGATGACTGTCCTCCTGCAAGAGGAGCTGCCTCGAGAGCATGTCTGGGAGCAGCTCCTCCAGTTAGTGCACTCGTATCAGGAGGTCCAAGACACCTGCAGGGGGAACAAG AGCCTCACTATCTTCCTGGAGGCTTTAGAGGGAGTTC TCGTCATCCCCAAGGACAAGTTTCTGGCCATCACCAGCGCTGTGTTCTACCAG ctctctgatGACACCAAGCAGCACAGTGAAGCTGACAGAGCTGAGTTGACCcactgcatcctgctgcag AGCCGGATCTGCCCAGAGGAAACAGTCCTGtttctgcaggcacagctgggtGGTGAGAGGGAGGCTGGATGTGTGGCAGCCCTGAGTCTGCTTGGTGCTCTGGCTTGCTCTGATG ATCCTGTGATGACAGAGAAGCTGTCCCTTGTTGTGAAGGCTGTGCAATGTCTGTGCAGGGACCTCAGGACGCAG GTGAGGAGGGCCGTTATGCACTTAGTCAGGGATCTGCTCAGTGTTAatgcctggagctgctcagcct atgTGGTGGGACACATCTTCAGCGAGTTCAGCCGCACCACAGAAAGAAGG GCAGCCGGAACCCTTTCTGTCCAGGAAGCCCAGGAAGAAGGAGCTCTCCAAGAGCTGTGCATGGATATCCTGGGGTCACTGGATTTCTCTGTGAGAGGGGTGACCAAA CTCTTCTGGCCGCGGCTGCTGCTGTATGTGGTGCCAGCCCAGTACACGGGCATGCTGATCCCGATCTCCCGCTGTGTGCAAACCCTGGCTGAGAGTGGGGACCTGACAGTGCAGGAGATAGATCCAGAAGAACTGGATCCCCATTTCCTCAGCTCCATGTTTCAAG GCCCACTGCTGACTCCGCAGACACTGCTGGCACGCCTGTTG GTGGTGGCAGGGAGCCCTTTTGCAGGCAGTGAACTCCAAACCGCTGCCTTGATGCTCATGCAACACCTCTACAGCAAGATCCACAGAGCTGTGGGGGCCACGTGGGCTGCTGAGATCCCCCTGCTGCTGCGGTGCCTTGAAG GGAAAGATGAGAGCGTCCCAAGCTCTGAAGAGTGGGAGCACCGTCTGCTAAAG TTCCTGAGGGCATCACTGGACACCATGGAGGATGAGGCCTGGACTAAGGGACTCAGCTGCGAGCTCAGCCAGTGGctgagcagctctcccagcagctctggggaaaAG TCTTTCCTGTACAAGGCACTGGGGGCAGTACTGGGAGCCTGTCAGGAAGTCCTCCACGTCCAAGAGAAGCTGCTGCAACACCTGGAGGAAGCAAACATGGAGAAGCCATCTGAGGTCCAG GGAATGATCTCTCTTCTCAGCCATGCCGCTGAGAGCAACTTCCACACAGTCCTGGACACACTCACCATGTTTACGTCCAGGCTGTGCACAGGCCGAAATGGGAGGATTTCCAGACAGAAGAAG atggagctgaacAGCACAAGAGCTTGTGCCACACGCAGAGCTCTCATCCTTGCCCATGGCAGCTTGGCATTCAAAGCCTCCAAGGAACAACTGCTTGCCCATCTGGAGGGAGACATTGTGGGCAACATCCTGCTGCTCTACAGCTGCAGCTGTCGG CCCTCGGCCCTTCCCACAGTTAAAAGAATGTTCTCCTCTCTTGGGCCTCAGGACTTGCAGAACAAGCTTGCgctgctgcagagcatcactgacggaagg gatgccactggccttcttgcaTTGCTGGCTCGTGGTCACGctgctgtccaccaggacccccaagtccctTTCCCCTATTCTGCTCTCCAACAG GATCATGgactaggaagaaaaataagcttgtACAATAGTTCATTAGAGAGAGACTTATTTGAGAACTTGCATATTACATTCACGTCAGAGATGCTAAAAGCTGTGACttttgaaacaacaaaaaaccccaaacacccAACCACGGTTCTTTGGATTTTAGCTGAACGTATTGATAAAAGCAGCAGGCGCATTATGTTAGACCCTGCAGGTTTGCTGATTGGGAATGTCGATGGATGTCACCTGATGTGCTCATTTGAAAGTCACAATTAA